The genomic interval TTCAATGGACTTGGCTCCAAGTGGCTGATCTATGAAGGCGCCATGCTATCGGGCCATCCCTTCGTCGCCATCATGCTGATGGGGGCAAGCCTGACGACACTTGCTGCCGTGCTCAAGTTTGCCCATGCAGGCTTCATGGGGGCGCCATCGGCAGTCTCGGCCAAAATGCATGAGGCTCCATGGACCATGTTGCTGCCAATGCTGGCCATGAATGGCGTGTCACTTGCCATCAGCCTGTTTCCCGGACTTTTGCTCGTTCCTGTCTCCCGTATTCAGGTCGCGCTTGGTCTTGATCCGGTCACCGCGAGTTGGTTCGGTCCGCTGCCCGGCCCCTATGGTTGGCATCCGCTGGTGCTGATCATTCCATTTGCACTCATAATGCTCGCCGGATGGGCGCTGATGGTTCTGCCCGGCCGAGGCTTCAAACGAGTGCATTCCCACTCCTGCGGCGTCGATATTGACCCGCTGAAAACACGTGTCGCCTCCGCGGACCTCTACGCAACCCCGGATCGTCTCATTCGCAAAGTGCTATTCGTTCAAGGAGCAGGCAAATGACAAGCACCTTTTCAAGTGTCCTGTCCATGGAGACCCTTATCTCCTTCTTCGCGGCCAGCCTGTTCGGCATCGCCTTCAGCCTGTTTCTCAAAGGCGTAGATCGCAAGCTGATCGCACGCCTTCAGGGACGGCAGGGACCGCCCCTCGGGCAGCCCTTCCACGATGTCGCAAAACTGATGCGCAAACAGATCCTCATCCCCGATGACAGCGTCAGCATCCTGTTTTTGGCCGTGCCTATGCTGGGTGTTGCCTCTATGGTTCTGGCAGTCTGTTTGCTGCCGTTCCCTCTCTGGCATCCCCTGGCATTTGGCGGCGACCTTCTTGTGCTGCTCTATTTGATGACGGTGCCGGGCATTGCCATCATGCTCGCAGGGTCGTCTTCAGGCTCGGTCTATGGCTCACTCGGTTTCTCGCGGGAAATGTCGCTGATTCTTGCCTACGAGGGCCCACTGCTGTTTGCACTGGTCTCCGTTGCCATTTTCGTCGGCCAGTCCACGGGGTCCTTTGCGGTCTTCTCGCTCAGCGAAATTGTGGCCTATCAGAAAGCCCACGGCCCGTTGCTGCTCGAGCCCTTCATGTGGCCCGCTTTGCTGACCTATCTCGCTTGCCTTCCGGCAACGCTGGGTGTCGGGCCATTTGATATCGCCGAAGCGGAGACGGAAATTCTTGAAGGACCGCTAATCGAATATTCCGGTCCACCCCTTGCTTTCCTGCAGCTCATGCAAGCCATGCAGCGTCTTGTGGTGTTGGCTCTGGGTGTCATCCTGTTTGCGCCGAACGGACCCGATGGCGTTCTTGGGTTGCTGGTCTTTGTGGTCAAACTGTCTCTGTTTGCCGCCGTCGCGATCACCCTGTTGCGCGCGTCAATGGGGCGTATGCGCATCGATCAGGCGTTTCTCTTCTTCTTCACATGGCCAGAAGCTCTTGGCTTCATTGGCCTGATCCTGATTTTCGCTTTTGTGTAGAGGTGTATGAATGTTTAAGTCCCTTACCCCCTCTGCCGCCCGGTCGCCGTGGCTCTACCGCATCAATGCGGGGTCTTGCAACGGCTGCGATGTGGAACTGGCAACAACCGCGCTCATTCCCCGCTACGACGTTGAGCGATTGGGCTGCAAATATTGTGGCAGCCCGAAACATGCCGACATCGTGCTGATCACCGGGCTGATGACCAAACCGCTCTATGACAAGGTTATGCGTCTTTATTCCGAGGTACCCGATCCTAAGGTAACCGTCGCTGTTGGCATCTGTCCGGTCAGTGGCTGTGTCTATGCAGACAGCTATCAGGTGGTCGGCCCCGTCGATAAGCACATCCCCATTGATGTCAATATTCTGGGCTGCCCACCCCGACCACAGGCCATCATCGCCGGACTGGCAGATGCGATCACTCTCTGGAAGGAGCGGATCTCATGAGTTTCCTGACTAAAATTGTTTCCAACCTTTTCAAGCCGACCCGAACGCTTGCCTACCCATTTGCT from uncultured Cohaesibacter sp. carries:
- a CDS encoding complex I subunit 1 family protein; this encodes MTSTFSSVLSMETLISFFAASLFGIAFSLFLKGVDRKLIARLQGRQGPPLGQPFHDVAKLMRKQILIPDDSVSILFLAVPMLGVASMVLAVCLLPFPLWHPLAFGGDLLVLLYLMTVPGIAIMLAGSSSGSVYGSLGFSREMSLILAYEGPLLFALVSVAIFVGQSTGSFAVFSLSEIVAYQKAHGPLLLEPFMWPALLTYLACLPATLGVGPFDIAEAETEILEGPLIEYSGPPLAFLQLMQAMQRLVVLALGVILFAPNGPDGVLGLLVFVVKLSLFAAVAITLLRASMGRMRIDQAFLFFFTWPEALGFIGLILIFAFV
- a CDS encoding NADH-quinone oxidoreductase subunit B; this encodes MFKSLTPSAARSPWLYRINAGSCNGCDVELATTALIPRYDVERLGCKYCGSPKHADIVLITGLMTKPLYDKVMRLYSEVPDPKVTVAVGICPVSGCVYADSYQVVGPVDKHIPIDVNILGCPPRPQAIIAGLADAITLWKERIS